In Callospermophilus lateralis isolate mCalLat2 chromosome 10, mCalLat2.hap1, whole genome shotgun sequence, a single genomic region encodes these proteins:
- the Fam162a gene encoding protein FAM162A, translating into MGSLRGLRLAAGNFFRLYEKDAASSLRFTRNSDLKQVNGFCTKPQETPKAPSYTSSHRVPLHKPTDWERKILIWSGRFKKEEEIPETISFEMLDAAKNKIRVKVSYIMIALTVAGCILMIIEGKKAAKRNESLTSLNLEKKARLREEAAMKAKTE; encoded by the exons ATGGGGAGCCTCCGCGGCCTGCGCCTGGCAGCTG ggaATTTTTTTAGGTTATATGAAAAAGATGCTGCCTCATCTCTAAGGTTTACCAGAAACTCTGATTTGAAGCAAGTAAATGGATTTTGCACTAAACCACAGGAAACTCCCAAAGCGCCATCCT ACACTTCCAGCCACAGAGTGCCATTACACAAACCAACAGATTGGGAGAGGAAGATCCTGATATGGTCAGGTCGCTTCAAAAAGGAAGAGGAAATCCCAGAGACTATCTC GTTTGAGATGCTTGATGCTGCAAAGAACAAGATTCGGGTAAAGGTTAGCTATATAATGATCGCCTTGACAGTGGCAGGATGCATCCTGATGATTATCGAGGGCAAGAAG gctgccaaaagaaATGAGTCTTTAACAAGCTTGAACTTAGAAAAGAAAGCTCGTCTCAGAGAGGAAGCCGCCATGAAGGCTAAAACAGAGTAG